The DNA region CCCCGTATCGAGCCAGGCATACCCTCGGCCCATGAGCTCGACCCTGAGTTTTCTCTTCGCAAGGTAGGCGTTGTTCACATCGGTGATTTCGAGCTCCCCGCGCCGGGAGGGCTTGATGTTTTTTGCAATGGTTAAGACATCGTTGTCATAGAAGTACAGGCCCGTCACGGCATACCGCGACTTCGGCTGCTTCGGCTTCTCTTCGACGGACAGCACGTTTCCGTCCCGGTCGAATTCTACGATGCCGTACCGTTCGGGATCCTTCACGTAGTAGCCGAATACCGTCGCGCCTCCCAGGGAACCTACCTCATTGACGGCTTTTCGCAGAATATCCGTCAGGCCATGACCAAAAAAGATATTGTCTCCGAGCACGAGGCAGACGCTTTCGCTGCCGATGAAATCCTCCCCGATCAGGAAGGCTTCGGCCAGGCCGTTCGGCCTGGCCTGTTCCCGGTACGAGAAGCGCAGCCCCAGGTCCTCTCCGCTGCCGAAAATATCGCGGAACCGGGGCAGGTCAACGGGCGTGGAGATGATCAGGATGTCCCGGATGCCCGACAGCAT from Nitrospirota bacterium includes:
- the rfbA gene encoding glucose-1-phosphate thymidylyltransferase RfbA; its protein translation is MKGIILAGGSGTRLYPITRGVCKQLLPIYDKPMIYYPLSVLMLSGIRDILIISTPVDLPRFRDIFGSGEDLGLRFSYREQARPNGLAEAFLIGEDFIGSESVCLVLGDNIFFGHGLTDILRKAVNEVGSLGGATVFGYYVKDPERYGIVEFDRDGNVLSVEEKPKQPKSRYAVTGLYFYDNDVLTIAKNIKPSRRGELEITDVNNAYLAKRKLRVELMGRGYAWLDTGTHESLLEAGDFIATIERRQGLKMACIEEIAFSLGYIDRVKLLKAAESHSKNSYGEYLRMVAEQGVPHAL